In a single window of the Acyrthosiphon pisum isolate AL4f chromosome X, pea_aphid_22Mar2018_4r6ur, whole genome shotgun sequence genome:
- the LOC103307717 gene encoding uncharacterized protein LOC103307717, whose translation MLIFYYLNNFITNLRIPTTMMYNVFTNDILFANICLLDVLVYLNEFTFNDTSLEEDMILLTNAENENNYKIKIKIEDFAELLVPKFTNKEFKSHFRVNRSSIEVVMTFIGPALSQKSIKINVEKQILIFIWYMANCETHR comes from the exons AtgttaatattctattatttgaaTAACTTCATAACTAATCTGCGTATACCTACAACTATGATGTACAATGTGTTtactaatgatattttatttgccAATATCTGCTTATTAGATGTGTTAGTTTATTTAAACGAGTTTACTTTTAATGATACATCACTTGAAGAAGATATGATACTTTTGACTAATGCGGAGAATGaaaataactacaaaattaaaattaaaattgaagatTTTGCCGAGTTATTGGTAcccaaatttacaaataaagaaTTCAAGTCTCATTTTCGTGTTAACAGAAGTAGTATTGAG gtTGTGATGACATTTATTGGTCCTGCTTTGTctcaaaaatctataaaaataaatgtcgaAAAACagatactaatatttatatggtatatgGCAAATTGTGAAACACATAGGTGA
- the LOC100168648 gene encoding piggyBac transposable element-derived protein 4-like, with translation MAAQRYTASDDILQCLQELSDEDFLEDGNDDDIDYEPEFIEQDDVSSDSEQSLFDENNLPAGDDVSDDDYFFYVGKDGETLWISNSDALNTTRRRTRAKNIVKIFPGPKGSAKNTLTPLDAFSKIISPDMVDRIVTYTNIYIMKTLALNVALRAEKGEEPRQRDLKSTSRNEIMALTGVHFLLHQKRSLRLDDVTDRKDREKIDKLAAVREFQSDFVKNCQNSYSVGEFVTIDEMLVAFRGRCGFIHYMPQKPAKYGLKYYALCDSKTFYTYSLELYCGKQLVGPYDNNSNKPTDIVKRLVEPIKNSNRNLTTDNYYTSYPLAEDLLQVGLTLLGTMKRNKREIPPEFISEKNLQVGFSLSGFQNDMSLTSYVTKKKKCVIILSTMHDTVDIDPDTHKPETIMDYNSTKGGVDSVDQMCSTYSTSRKTRRWTMTVFFRILDIAGINSYKIYLANNLENNIRRKEYLKTLAISLMQEHWRERAQI, from the exons ATGGC ggCACAGAGGTACACTGCATCCGATGATATTCTTCAGTGTTTGCAAGAGCTTTCTGACGAGGATTTTTTAGAGGACGGCAATGATGACGACATTGACTATGAACCTGAATTTATTGAACAGGATGACGTCAGCAGTGACTCTGAACAATCATTATTTGATGAGAATAATCTACCCGCTGGTGATGATGTAAGTGatgacgattattttttttatgtgggtAAGGATGGTGAAACGTTGTGGATCAGTAACTCTGATGCATTGAACACAACCAGACGTAGAACCAGAgccaaaaatattgtaaaaattttccCAGGGCCTAAGGGTTCGGCTAAAAATACACTTACTCCTCTTGATGCCTTTTCGAAAATTATCTCGCCTGATATGGTTGACCGTATTGTGACGtacacaaatatttacattatgaaAACTCTTGCGCTAAACGTTGCATTACGAGCAGAAAAGGGAGAAGAGCCACGACAGAGGGATTTAAAATCTACTTCTAGAAACGAAATCATGGCATTGACAGGTGTTCATTTTTTACTCCATCAAAAAAG ATCGCTTCGCTTGGATGATGTAACTGATAGAAAAGATCGTGAGAAAATTGACAAACTAGCTGCAGTTCGAGAATTTCAATCAGACTTTGTCAAAAATTGTCAGAATTCCTATAGTGTCGGAGAGTTTGTCACGATAGATGAAATGCTCGTCGCATTTCGTGGAAGGTGTGGGTTCATCCATTATATGCCACAAAAACCGGCTAAATATGGTCTCAAATATTACGCACTTTGTGACAGCAAAACATTTTACACCTATAGCCTTGAACTTTACTGTGGTAAGCAATTGGTTGGGCcatatgataataattctaACAAACCTACTGACATTGTGAAACGGTTAGTTGAACCAATAAAGAATTCTAATCGCAACCTAACTACTGACAACTACTACACAAGCTATCCGCTGGCTGAAGACCTGTTACAGGTAGGATTGACACTGTTGGGCACTATGAAAAGAAATAAAAGAGAAATACCTCCCGAATTCATATCGGAAAAAAACCTCCAAGTTGGATTCAGTTTGTCAGGTTTCCAAAATGACATGTCATTGACAAGCTATGtgacgaagaaaaaaaaatgcgtgATAATTTTGTCAACAATGCATGACACGGTGGACATTGACCCAGACACCCATAAACCTGAGACCATTATGGACTACAATAGCACAAAAGGAGGTGTCGATTCGGTAGACCAAATGTGTTCAACATACTCAACATCTAGAAAAACTAGGCGTTGGACCATGACGGTATTTTTTAGAATCTTAGACATTGCGGGTATAAATTCCTATAAGATATATCTAGCAAATAATCTCGAAAACAATATCAGAAGAAAGGAATACCTGAAGACTTTGGCTATATCGTTGATGCAAGAACATTGGAGAGAACGAGCTCAGATTTGA